The Xylanivirga thermophila genome includes the window AATATTGATTGATGAGGAGGATTTATTATGGTAATCAAAGTTTTAGGTTCAGGATGTTGTAATTGCAAAAAATTAGAGGCTAATGTCAGAGAGGCTGTAAAGGAACTGGGACTTAAAGCCACTATTGAAAAAGTAGAGGATTTTAAGGACATTATGGCATATGGTGTAATGAGAACACCTGCACTTGTAGTAGATGAACAGGTAAAGATTATGGGAAGAGTTCCGTCGGTAGAGGATATTAAAAAATATTTATAAAGAAGGAGGCTTTTATTATGGGATGTTGCGAAACTCAAAGAAACAATACCTGCTGCAGTACGAGTTGTGGGTGTGAAGAACAAAATTATGAAGCAGAAAAGAAAAAAATAATAATTGATTTTATGTATTTGGATTTAAGTATATGTACAAGATGCCAGGGCACGGAGGACAGTATTGAAGAAGCAATTGAGGATGTTGCTAAAGTGCTTGAATTAGCAGGCGCAGAAGTTGTTGTAAATAAAATTCATATTGATAGTAAAGAAAAGGCCATACAGTATAGATTTGAGAGTTCACCTACTATCCGTATTAATGGGAAGGATATACAACTGGAAATGAGAGAGTCACTTTGTGAATCATGTGGCGATTTGTGCGGGGATGAAGTGGACTGTCGTGTATGGGTGTATAGAGGTAAAGAATACAATGTTCCTCCTAAAGCAATGATAATAGATGCCATCCTTCGTGAAGTATATAGTGATAAAAAAGCACAGTTGAATGATAGAGTTGGTAAGGAAGCATATCAATTGCCGGAAAATTTGCGGCGGTTTTTTGAGTCGATTGAGAAAAACAAGAAATGTGAATAAATGATAGGTGTAAAATACAAATAAACTCCACTCCATAATAATAAATTTCGCTCTATAAAAATAAAGTTCGTTCCAAAATCCCGTAGTAGATGTAGGAGAAATTTTCGTTTGCTGCGGGATTTGCTTTTTACATGGGAAAGGGCTAAGGTTTTACCCATATTTCTTGATACAAGAATAAGAATAGAATATGTAAAATTCAAGGGAAGTGTGGCTAAAGGAAAAGAAATCAGAGCATTATTAACTTTTTATAAGAACTTGGCATGTTTTTTCTGTTTCTAAAAAGATATGGTAAAGGAATTTAGAAACAGAAAAGGTCCTTTTATGAAGGATAAAGTTGTATTAAAATGAAAATGAAGCGGTTATTCTTAAGTGGATTTTTTAATTAATAGATTTGGAGAGGAGGCTTATATGAATTATACAAGTCTTGAATCAAAAATAAAAAACTTAATTGATAGAAAATCAGAAGGGGAATATTGGGATTTTAAACAAGAATGGCATAAAGATAATGAAAGATTATTACATGATATCCTTTGTTTTGCAAATACGGTACATGATAAGGACAGTTATTTAATAATTGGTGTATCAGATACAGGTGAAATAGTTGGTGTAGGTGAGGAAAACAGAAGAAAACAAGTCGATATACTTGACTTGCTCTCAAATACAGTTTTTGCTGGTGATAATATTCCTGAAGTTCGTTTGGATACAATAGAAATTGAAGGAAAAGAGATTGATATCTTAACTATATTTAACTCTTATACCGTACCTTACTACCTAAAGGCCAAGTGCAAAAGATATAATAATATTAGAGAGGGTTACATATATACAAGAGTCGGGGATAGAAATACTCCAATAAACCAAAATGCAAGTATACAACAAATAGAAATGCTTTGGAAGAAAAGATTTGGATTAACACAACCTCCATTAGTACAGATAGCCAATAGATTGGAGAATAAATTAGAATGGGCACAGAATGAAGATGCTTACTATAATATCTATAAACCTGAATTTAAGTTAGAAGCAGAATATGATGAAGATGATAGGAATATAGGTGAATTCTATGTATATTCTCAAACTAATTCACGATTCATGTATAAAAATCTAAAGATAATGTGTAGTGAAACTGTATTAAAAGAGTTTCAATTAGTTGTGCTGGATAGTGGGAGGTATGAAACGCCTATACCCAGATGGGGGTTTGCAGGCTATGATGAATGGAGACATAACCATAAATTCACATATAAATATTTTTTAAAGGATACTATTGATTATAAGTTACAGCAGTTTCTATTTGATACAGAGAATGAAGAAGAAGTATATGCAAAGCGAAGATTTGATGAGGTCGTTTTATACTATGAAAATGAGGAAGAGAAAATAGCATTCGAATTTTATGTTGAAAATAAACAAAGCCTAATTGAATCATATATAGTCGAAGCCGATAAAAAATTTTATGAAATTAATACTAATAACGAACTGGAAGCCAAGGAATGTAAGCGAAGGCTGTCAACGGGTTTGGCGTTAAATAGAGCATTACAAGAGTTTAGAGCATTATATAAATAAAGTATTATTTATTGATAGAGTCTTCTATGATAACTGAGGGGAACTGTATTTGGAACAATTGTAAATAAAGGGTTATAGATAAATATGAATTTGTTGAGAATAAATTGTACAAATTTTTCATGTAAGGAGGATATGTTATGATTGGTTTGCTTAATCTTGGTAGCCTAGTGCTTGGAGTAGTTGCCTGGATACTTCCTGTTGTCAATCTTATGCGATATAAGAATCAGGGCAACAGAAATTGGGCTTTTCTTTCTATTATGAGCATCAGCGCTTGTGCTATTTCACTATGTTTACAGATTCTTTATGGCTACCATCTAGTAAAGATTGAGGACTGGTCTGCTCTTATGGACACTACTGGTGCTGCGGCGTTTGCCGCTATTATTCTTCTCACTGTTACTATCATATTAAATGCAATTACTCTGATTGCATATCGAGACAAAACGTCAAAGTAGGAGGATAGGGTGTTTTTGTTTGCATATAACTTGAAATGAAAAGAAGAACAAATAGATAGAAAGGGAAATTTATAATGAAACAAAACAAATACGATGATGACACCTTTTTTAATAAATATAGTAATATGGATAGGTCGAAAAATGGTCTTGAAGGTGCGGGGGAGTGGCATGAACTGAAAAATATGCTGCCTGACTTCAAAGATAAAAGGGTTTTGGATTTAGGCTGCGGGTTTGGATGGCATTGTCGCTATGCTGTAGAGAACGGTGCCAGGTCAGTAATTGGAATTGATATTTCACAAAAAATGTTAAGTGAAGCAAAGAGTAAAACAAAGTGTGGAAATATCGAGTATATCTGTATGCCAATAGAAGACATAGATTTTCCTGAAGAATCCTTTGATGTTGTTATCAGTTCCCTGGCGCTTCACTATATTAAATCCTTTGAGGATGTTTTAGATAGAGTATATAAATGCCTTTCAAGGGGTGGAGATTTTATATTTTCTGTAGAGCATCCCATTTTTACTGCCCAAGGCCCTCAGGATTGGTATTATGATGATAAGGGCAATATT containing:
- a CDS encoding thioredoxin family protein; this translates as MVIKVLGSGCCNCKKLEANVREAVKELGLKATIEKVEDFKDIMAYGVMRTPALVVDEQVKIMGRVPSVEDIKKYL
- a CDS encoding DUF2703 domain-containing protein — its product is MGCCETQRNNTCCSTSCGCEEQNYEAEKKKIIIDFMYLDLSICTRCQGTEDSIEEAIEDVAKVLELAGAEVVVNKIHIDSKEKAIQYRFESSPTIRINGKDIQLEMRESLCESCGDLCGDEVDCRVWVYRGKEYNVPPKAMIIDAILREVYSDKKAQLNDRVGKEAYQLPENLRRFFESIEKNKKCE
- a CDS encoding AlbA family DNA-binding domain-containing protein, which translates into the protein MNYTSLESKIKNLIDRKSEGEYWDFKQEWHKDNERLLHDILCFANTVHDKDSYLIIGVSDTGEIVGVGEENRRKQVDILDLLSNTVFAGDNIPEVRLDTIEIEGKEIDILTIFNSYTVPYYLKAKCKRYNNIREGYIYTRVGDRNTPINQNASIQQIEMLWKKRFGLTQPPLVQIANRLENKLEWAQNEDAYYNIYKPEFKLEAEYDEDDRNIGEFYVYSQTNSRFMYKNLKIMCSETVLKEFQLVVLDSGRYETPIPRWGFAGYDEWRHNHKFTYKYFLKDTIDYKLQQFLFDTENEEEVYAKRRFDEVVLYYENEEEKIAFEFYVENKQSLIESYIVEADKKFYEINTNNELEAKECKRRLSTGLALNRALQEFRALYK
- a CDS encoding class I SAM-dependent methyltransferase, with the translated sequence MKQNKYDDDTFFNKYSNMDRSKNGLEGAGEWHELKNMLPDFKDKRVLDLGCGFGWHCRYAVENGARSVIGIDISQKMLSEAKSKTKCGNIEYICMPIEDIDFPEESFDVVISSLALHYIKSFEDVLDRVYKCLSRGGDFIFSVEHPIFTAQGPQDWYYDDKGNILHWPVDHYFTEGIRNAKFLGEEVIKYHRTLTTYLNSLIKIGFEITGVVEPKPAENMLNTVPGMRDELRRPMMLLVSARKKLY